In Lathyrus oleraceus cultivar Zhongwan6 chromosome 2, CAAS_Psat_ZW6_1.0, whole genome shotgun sequence, the DNA window AACATTGAACGACGTGACAGTCGATACAAAAACAATGCTGCTTGCAGTGATGGAATTGTCGTAGACAATGGTGGAGACAACCCACTATTTCCCGACTGCGAAAAAGAGGGCGGAATGGGACACGAGGGCGGAGGTGGAAAGGGGGGGTGTGCCGGAGGAGAGGGTGGTGATGGAAAAGATGGAGGCAAAGGAAAAGGGAGTTGTGGTGGAGGACCCCCTGACATAACTTTTCCAGGTAGTGCAAATGGAGGTGGTAGTGGAAACGTCATTTCTATTCACAACAGCAGAAAGATGGGTGATCTGGGACACAAGTCATACGTGGACAAAACATTCATGAAAAACTAAATGTATATATACATGTATGATGTATACACAATGACACAATATATAATGTAATAAATGTAAAATAAGTCTTGGACCATGAAGTTTCTGAATGAATTTACAATAATACTACTTCTGTTTTTTATTAAATATTCTAGCGAGATTAATGCTTTATATATAACATCTAGAAATATTTTCATTATATCAATTCGAAAAACTACTAATTTTATATAGTTTGCATGTTATATAAAATAGAATTATACATAAACTTTAGTCCTTATCAATTTAAGCATAAAAATTTCTAATTGTTATGAACCTAGATGAAAAGGGTAGATA includes these proteins:
- the LOC127118085 gene encoding uncharacterized protein LOC127118085, with the translated sequence MNIKSFIFVFSYAMLLISIMAIEPYEDEKTYGEIENSERNIERRDSRYKNNAACSDGIVVDNGGDNPLFPDCEKEGGMGHEGGGGKGGCAGGEGGDGKDGGKGKGSCGGGPPDITFPGSANGGGSGNVISIHNSRKMGDLGHKSYVDKTFMKN